The nucleotide sequence GTCAGGAGGGTCGGTCGAAGCGGGGGCGACagactatggataagctggcctcgCGCAATACGGGGAATGAGACCTTGCGTGAGACGGAGGGcggagcctcgcgcgagacggagatcggactccttgccgaggccttccatgagaggcctcgcgcgatacggagaatgcaccccctgccgaggccttccgtgaagagcctcgcgcgaggcggagattgcgtcaggacgccgagaccttctgcgcgaggctcgagatgaggcggagagcctggcgggctcggacgtggcgggtgaggggcccacggcttaccttctagctttgtattttgatgggacttaagtgacccctttaATATTCGCTCGGGGTACCTGTCCTAAGGTACCCGACAAGACGGATACAGTATTGTATTTTGTACGACTACCACTAGTACTGTACGTGTTAGTAGCCGTAGTAGTACCGAGTACCGACCATGACAGGTTGCCATAAGTACTTTTCTACGCTGCAGAAGGCTTGCTTATGTTGCCGGGTATCCACGTCTAATCGGGTCCTTTTCAGGGTACGGTGCGTTGGTAAAATTGGCAGCGTCTTGTCACCCTGAACTTGACGTCGCTGTCAGAGTTTGTTGCGTGCTTCTTGCAGTGATCCCTTCCTGTTGCTTTATGCACGAGCCTGACAAGTGCGAGAGGGCTAATGGTACCATTACCATAGCTAAGTTTGTTTTGGTTAGTTGCCTGTACAGGGgcttgtttagattgaaagttttttcaacctgatgaatagtattattttcgtcttatttggtaaatattgtccaatcgtagatcaactaggctcaaaagattcatctcgtgatttccaactaaactgtgtaattagttatttttttacctatatttaatactccatgcaagcgactaaaaattgatgtgatgaagagagtgaaaaaacttggaatttggaggtgatctaaacaaggcctaggcaaAGTTGTTTACCTGCATGTTCTGTTACGTCTCTCCATCCCGGCTTCCTGATTCTGGGTAGCTTTTCCTTGCCGTGGATTGTTGTGCGTGATGACAGATTAACAGTCATCCGACCAAATGCAACAGTGAACGACGTCGTTGGTGGCAGGTTGCTTTGCGTGCGCTAGTTTCTGACTTGGACAATGGAATACTTCTTCCAATAATTGCTCCCACAAAGTATGTAGAACCTCGTAGCCTTTCTCATAGAAGCAAGTATGTATGTATATGTACACAAAAGCTCTGAGCTGATTCCGGCAATTTAATTTGCGAGTGCTGACAATAAACAAATCCCCCAATTTCTCCGTGCTTTAACTGCTTATGCAACACTCGTCAATGTCTGAACTCTGAACCGGTCGTGCAGGCATATATGCAATTGGGATTGTCTCCGTCACGGAAATTAGAAAGAACGGGCACCGTACCTGCCGGCTCAGCGCATCTACTACTGTATTATAGAGTAGGAGTACTTACTAATGAATGGATCCATCCGCGTCTCTGTCTCACCAATCGCGTCTTTCAGTTGCAATTTGCCACTGGAAAAGCGATGCACGGGAAAGTCCGGAAGCCGGACAGCTCGGCCGCTGGACGTCTGCTTCGTCATCAGCATCCAAGCAACTGGTACTTAAACGACTGAATATGAATATTACGAGCCCATGCGAAAAGGAAAGGAAAACTCCAGTTGCGGCGGGTAGTCAAACCCCAACCAAGCCTTAACGCGAAAGCAAGAGAAATGTAGCCGAAACAGCCGCAACAACATCGAGCCGGATTCGAGAGTAGCTACGCGAAACTGGACGGGCTCCTTGACCGACCGGGAGGAGGATGGGGATGGGCGGTCTCGATCGCACGCGAGAGAACACGGTGAATCTTGGGAACAACTCTGGGTTTATTCGGGTTGGGTCGTTTTAACTTGCAGAGACAGAACGGACAGCGACCGCGTCTGTAGGAAGGAAGGAAAGAACGAACTCCAACGCGTCGCGAGTCGCGACACCGACGTTCACACGGAACGAACGACAAAACGGAGGAAACAAACGAAGCCAGATGAAATCAAAACCCAAGCAGCTAGCAGCTCGGCAGGAAACGGGACAGTTTTCTGGTCTCCCGTGGCCTGGGCTATAGCCAGCATGGCACCATTCATGCGACAGATGCCCTGGTTTAAGAAGACGGCGTGTCATGAGTCGTGACAGGCGGGGGCGATGAGTAGAACATTGCCGCGTACGCGTGGGGCGTGCTCCCGAACAGGAACGTGTTCTTGGGTTCTTCCCGTCGCGTGTACCCTTGGTCTGCTTGGACCAGGAAAACGAAACGAAGGGGTGGTGGGCTCGCGCCGGGGCCATCCAGGAACAGGAACAGGAACGGATGGTGCTGGTCGCGTGCCACCCGTGCAAGCTATTGACCGCTTCCAATTATGTGCCGCGTGCGCTGCAAGTCCTCGTGCGTGCGTGTGCTCGATTCGCGCGTCCACGAATTCTTGTGAACGAAGAATATTATGCTGTGCATACTTGTGCGCGCCAAGAGAAAGAGTTCGTCGCTGGAGAGGGAGGGAAGGAATTGTTTAGCCTTTTTCTTTGCTTCCTGCTAATCAGCCAAAGTTTTTGGATTTGGTAACGGTTTACGTATCCGATTCGCTGGTTCTGGGTGGCTAGTTGCCTTGTGCAGAGGGGCCTTCAGAGTTCAGAATATGCTACTAGCACCGAGCACCACACCCACCGACACCGTTCGGCGTTCGTCAGCGTGCTTCGTAGTGGCAGCCGGGTAAGTAGCAGTGACATCCGCATGGCGTCATCCCCAGGCGAGGACCACGCCAGTTTTCTGACGGGTTACGAGCCTACGACTACCAGGCCGGCGGCGTCGGAGCAAGTTGTCAAATAAttgactaattatgcttaaaagattcgtctcgtaaattagttgtaagttatgtaattagtttcgtaattagtctatatttaatactttatgtatgtgtctaaacattcgatgtgacaagaaTTTTAGAAGACACTGTACAAACCAAGGTGTAGTACCGGTACTACCGGTCTACCGTTCCAGTTCATGCGGCGCGCGATCCAACCGGCACCGGACACGCGAGACCGGCTGGCTCGTCACACGTGTCGCCTAGGCGCCCACGCGGGCCGCCGCCGGAAGCACGGCGGTGCGCCGGGACTCGGCCGGCGGTCATGGGGCGGGAACGGTAAAAAGTCTTGTCTCGTCTCGTCTCTGACGTCTCTGCCGCGGCCTAAGCCTACGCGGTCAAGCACCGAAGCAGCCAAGTCGCGTACAGCGACGGCCACGCGCCGGCGTACGTACACACACCGCGCGCTTTTCTGAGCGTGCGACCGAGGCCAGCCTTCCGCCTTCGCGTCTCGTCGTCAGCTGTCCCGAGAGCGACGTGTGGCGCCGCTGGCCGCCTGCCCCCCTACGGTTTGGACCGGTAGTCTGAGTGCTCGACTCATCTGATCCCCACCGGCGGCACGGAGACGCAGCTCGCGATGCAAAGGCAGCGGGGGCAGCGTGTGCCTGTCGAGTTTGAAGCGGTCCCGCGACGCGGTGCGCGGCGGCGACGATCACATCGCGTTCGCGACTCGCTTACTCGCGTCCTGGTTCTGACGGcagcccaacggctactttctaactgcgagtggcagcagcagcaggtgaaCTTCCGGCTGGTCAGTTGGGATTTGGTATCTGCACTGCATGCTTATGGGCTTGCTAAGACGGTCTCCAAGTGACCCATATGACACATAAACCCAAAATGAAGAGTAAGAGACTCAAAATCAGCTTAGAGTACTTATACGGAagatctattttgggttgtctgagagacacaacccaaatataGGCATCTTCTTTCTTgaaaactcatttgcagaaagaattATCTTTTGTGTCCTGTTGTtagagaagatgccgaatatgtattaaacgaatgggtcttgtatttttgATGTTGTTGTCAGAGATAGCCTAATAGGTCTTCCAATCAAGTATGATTTTTTAGACAAAAATAGTTGTTTGGCTATCTATAGAGCCTTTACCTACATCTACTGGTACCTCTGTATGAATAAATCAATTCTAATATTATTTGTGTTAAAGTTTATTATGATTAACAAAATTTGTAGGAAAAGAACATCAATATTTATGACAAAATTAGCATCGTAAGATACATCATAAACTAAATATGTGTGCACTTTTTAATAATTTTGAATTTTGATCAAATATAATTTTTTTTGACTTAACGCAAGTCTAAAAAATTGGTTTATCTGAAGAACGCAGAGCTTACAAAAGTAGCAACGAATTTGGCGAGGAGAATGTCACGTATCGTGTCCAAAGTACGTTGGCACACAACCCGGCTTTTTGCGTCCAGGACCATCGACCGTCATGCCTCATGTCGTCATGCGAGGCTGCCGCCACAGCCCACAGGCAAGAGCCCAAGGTCACAGCCGTGGCATCGAGTCGCGTTCGGGCGTTCGGCCTAGGCTTGGGAGCGGACCGAAGCCCCAACTCAGGCCTACACAATTTCTTTGAGAAAAGCCCACTCACAACTGTTGGGCCTCCAAAGTGTGGAAGCTGTTCCAGACTCCGAGGCCCGAGCAGCGACCCCAACTGAACTGCCGCATGTTccgaaaacaaacaaacaaaaaaaaaaaactaaactggCGCATCCTCCATAAATTAATGCCACAGTGCAACTAGCAGAAAAATCATAAGATTGGTTCCAACTAAAGCGCTTAATGGCAATCGTCAGGGCAGATTTAGATTTTGACAGTTGCATGCACGATAATCTGAGTTACACTGTCTGATGCATACACCACGTTTGGTAGAAAAAATTAAACAGCAGTAGATGTGTAATGACGCACTGTATGCTTGTTAGAAACTGATCAAGCAATCACCGTAAAGCTAAGAGTGGGCAGGTCGCCAGGTCTAGACGTTAGACGTGAGCAAATTTATAATCTCCAGCTTCGGTTTTCTTGGACCGAATCAATTGCAGACGATATTAGCTTCAAAAAGAAGCCAGCCAGCAGCAGTTAAAACTGAATTgtagaaatgaaaaaaaaaaagcaaaacaaAGAAGCTGATCCTCCTGACAACGCATCTCTATACATGTTCATTTGGCAACAAAAAATTTCCAGCAATGTCTGAGGCCTTCATCAATGTTTATTTCTCCTGGCTATCATATCATATTACGAGGGCTGCCCATCATGCTGCCAACCTATGGAAGGGAAGCTCTCAACTCCTTCCTGTCTGGCCCAAATGACTGCACAATCAGCGAGTCAGGTCAGAACTAGCACACATGCCCATATAATCAAAATGCACAATTTGTAGTTGCAGTATATTAGATGATGACATCACAAATGAAGCAAAACCACCCGTTCCTGCACTTGTTACGCGAGATTATTGTAAAACAAGGAAATAAAAACTACCATTACAATGGGACTACAGTACACTTTCTGGACATAGAAACTTAACTTGGGCATACCTTTACCATTTTTTTAAACAAATTCGGCTATTAAAAGCTTTCAAAGATTTATAATAGAAATATTAAGCACTTTCATAGTAACACTGCAATCAAAACTAATGACTAAAGTTGTGATTCAAGACTATGCCAATGTCAGGAACAGAAGTGTTTGTGACCCAGACGTACTTCCAAAAGAGACATACTCTAAGAAAAAAAAGAGGTACTGTAAGTCATGGAAACTACCATCTGAATAGTTGAACATATGTACTACAGGCTGGAGAAGTTCAACTCCTTATAAACAACCCAATCTACTAGTGCCAAGATATCAGAAATGAGACTAATGTCACTTTGCATAATTAAGAGAATGCAACTAATTTCAGGTCGAGAAATGAAAGTTGGGTGTCATAGCCTgctccaacttgcttgggacaaaAATTCGATGTTGCAAATGCAAGCAAGGTGTTATGCACTTCAGCTAAGATAATTCTGACAACTTACCTCCACGCCGAAGCCCTTCTTATAAACATTTGTGAAGAGCTCAGAAGTATCAGGCATAGAACTTTCCTGCAGATCAACAGGAGCATATGAAGTGGTAAGCATAACTAATTTGAAGCAAAAGAACTAAAAAATCATATCTAAATGCAATGAAACCTTTGCTTTAGCAATGGCGTCATCTACTTGTTTCCTGATTTCTTTCTCCATATCCTGAGAAGATAATAAGCGTGTCAAACACTAGAATATGAACTGAAAGAAATAATATTTTGATAACAATTGCCCTTATAAACATTCTTTATGCTtcaattatacatttatatactCTTCATGTATTTCCAAAAGAATCCTGTACCTTGAGCTCAGCAGCAGTTGCCAGGTCGTGAGTCAAAAGCAATTTTCTAACCCTTTCAATTGGGTCCCGTTCCTGATGATATTGTAACACAATTAATTGAAACACTCAAAGCATGACTTAAGTTTCAAACTGAAAGATTAAAACAACCTTACCTGCCTGACACCTGAAATCTCATCCCTGGTGCGGTAAGTGCTTCCTGGATCTGACATAGAGTGGCCATGGTACCTGTAGGTATCCATCTCAAGGACCTAGATACATAGAACGTGAGGGTTTAGTAAccattatgcacatgaaataaaataattatGAACCAACAAATAAAGCAAACAAGTTATCAGAAATAACACTTGAGCATATGCACTTATGTTCAACCACCCAATGTACCTTTGGTAACaaatagcagcagcagcacattTTAAGTTACTAAGTTAGCTTAAGAGTTAAATACACCGGCGGCCCTTAAACTTGTAGCTCTATACCACTTAAGTCCACGAACTCTCAAAATCGAAATCTAACTCCCTTTACTTGTTAAGTCGTGCACTgcaggtccataccccttcatgtGTCTGCTGACTAGGATAAAAATTTATGCAAAACACCTCCAACAATGCCCAGCTTATCCTCCGAGTCCCGGACTCCCGGTTCACCTGCTCCAGCTGTGACGTGATCTCCTGCGCGTCGAAGGGGCTCTGGCACTTCTCCACGAACACACGCAGGGCGCTCACAGCGTCAGCCACGCAGTCGTCGTATGCCGGCATGTTGGTCACCCTGGCCAGCGCATATGCCGCGGAGCGGAGGCAGTCCTTGTACAGCGCCGTGCAACTCATCACCAGGCGGTCCGCCGGTGACCCGGCGTCCCTCACGCCCCGTAGCTAAGGTTGAACGCGTGCAGCATCGCCGATCTCCTGGCAGCAGTCAGCGCGACGATGGTGAGCTCCCGGATCGTCGTGGCGCGCTGCGACTCCGGTTGCTGGACTCTCGAGCAGGGAGACTCGCGCTAGTTGGACGTCCTACCGCAGGTCTGGGCGACCAGGGATGTTATTCGATGCTCATTATTCGAGTGAAAATTTTCATGATGGAAAACCTGTTAGTTTTAGTAGATGAATGATCGGTCTCTGGAGAAGGCGGAGGCCGGCATCATACGCGCCAAGCTGGAAGCGGACTCCACGTGGCCGTGCACCGCGCCGGCGTACGAGGTGGCCTTCGGCCCACAGCCGCGTCGGCCCATCCAGTCGCACCTATCCTTCGAGGTGGCGGCGTCGTTTGGCGCGAGGCCGCCGCGCAGCAGGCTGTACAACTCGGCCGTGGCCACAGACATGGCCGCCTCGACGGTGACGGCAGTGGTGGCCGCCAAGGACGAGGCGCGGCAGGAGGCGGCCCGCGACCTGCGGTCGCCGTGCGAGTGGTTCTTTTGCGACGAGGCGGACGCGCGGACCCGGTGCCTCGCCATCCAAGGCTCCAACTCGCTGGCGTCGTCGCAGGCCAACCTCCTGTTCGAGCCCACCGAGTTCGAGGGCACGGGGGGTGCTGGTGCACCGGGCATATCTATGAGGCGGCCAAGGGCATCTACAAGCAGGTGATGCCGGAGATCAAGGCTCACGGGCCACTCGCTCGGCGGCAGCCTCGCGGTGCTCGTCAGCCTGATGCTGCTGGCGCGCGGCGTGGTGACGGCCGATGCGCTACACCCGGTGGTCACGTTCGGGGCGCCCTCCATGTTCTCCGGCAGGAGCCGCGTCTGGGCGTCGCGAGGCGCACGTCCAGTCCGTGGCCATGCACCGCGACGTGCACAGGGCCTTCTCATGCCGCTACCCGGGCCACACCATCGTGCTGCGCCTCAATGGCGTGCTCCGCAGTCCACTCACCTGTGCCTCAACAcgcacaaggtgttgtacacgCCCATGGGCGCGACACACATCTTGCAGCCCGACAGCGGCTTGTCGCCGCGGCACCCGTTCCTCCCCGAGGGCGCGGCGTTGTTCCGGCTGGACTCGGGGGATAAGCTGGGCATTGCTGCAGGTgttttttataaattttatcCTAGTCAGCACCCacatgaaggggtatggacctgcAGTGCAcgacttaacaagtttagggagTTAGATTTCGATTTTGAGATttcgtggacctaagtggcacagAGCCACAAGTTTAAGGGCCGCTTGTGTATTTAACTCTTAGCATAACAAGGTGTTCCTCTAGTACCAAGGCAAACCAGTGCTAAGCAGGCTAGGCAGGACAAAACACCTAGGATGTGCCACGGCGGGTTGTGGACTATACAAAGCACTAGCATATGATTCAATCATGCATCGACCGTATACTTAGCGTCATCGTATAGTTATTTTCATATTTCACAAGTGAACAAGGATCAATAACAGTAGCTGACATAGCTCAATTGTACAGCTGCTTTGATCAGAAAACGTACCACTCTTTAGCAGACAGCCTACACAAATTGTCATTTTAATTGTACCacctcttttttaaaaaaaagaaagaaatgcTAATCTAATCCTACAATGCCCCTGTTTGTGACTGCGTTTCTCGCGGCGGCGGCCGAAAGAAGTGAAGAATCCCATTAAAACATTTGTGGTGTCTGCGATTCTTCTGACCGCACAAGAGACTATGACCGCAAGATTGAACTGCACTGCAGATTCCTGATACCGTGGCCATGGAGCCACAGTTCGGCGACCCGCACCGCGCGGCCACAGACTGCGTTCCCAAACAGGGCCAATGTTGGATCTAGCAGACAAATAATATATGCAGCCATGTAGGTAGTTCAACAATTAGTGCCACTATTGAAGACTTAATTAGCTGGAATAATGCTAACAAATTGTGTAAGTTTTCGACAATGGAAGTTCCATACATTAGAATTATATATTATGTTTCCCCAGCATAAAATGGTGAGTGCAGTGCTACTATGTTAAATTTCATGCGAATTTAAGTACTAAATCTAGCAAACATCAAAACAGCCAACCCAACCCCAAACCCAAACCCAAATAGTAGTTCTCCAAAATCAGGTGCACCCAAATAACAGAAGTCAGCAAAGAAGCATAGTACTCACAATTGGGCCATTTGCAACAGCATGATCTTTTGCAAATTTGCACGCTTGCTTCACAGCAAGAACATCCATTCCATCAACCTGCATGAAATACAATTTAGTTATATTTGTAGCAAACACTAAAAGTAATGCCAACAGGAAATCCAAGCTTAAGCTATTCCCTTAACACTCAATAAGGGGGAACAGGATGGTTCGAGAAAATGCATACATCATTCTTATATAATTGCAAATCAATACAAGATGCTTTTTCCATTCAACTACATGCCATCCTCAACTGTATGGCTATACTTTGATGATCAATGAAGCCCTATTCAGCAACTAAAGGGTGCAACACAGAGAACCTAGAGTCCAAGACCCCATATAAAACCACCCTATACAATCAAAGATATCACAAACATAATAAACAATCAAACATACCACAAACAGAAACCAAATTTATCATACCAGCCAGCTATCGTGAATCCAGACACAATACGAGCAAACCCAAAGAATAATTACCTTCAATCCAGGCACATAGTCGCCACGCTTGTAGTAGTCAGGGCTCTTCGCTGCCCTCCACTCCGCTGTTCCCATCCCATCTATACAACAGAAATCAAACCCAGATCACGTCATATTTCTTACGATGAACAATCAGATTTATCACGATCTAACCCCGATTCCCGGAATTGATGCACGAACTCACAATGGTTGTTCTCGCAGACCAATATGGCAGGCAGTTTCCAGAGGGCCGAAATGTTAAGAGCCTCAAAGAGCTGTCCCTGGTTAGCCGCACCGTCACCATAGAGCGCGAACGTGGCCGTGTCCTCCTTCTTGTACTTTTGAGCGAAGGCGAGGCCGCATCCGAGGGGCACCTGCGCGCCGACGATGCCGTGCCCGCCGTAGAAATTGGCATCCTTCTTATAGAAATGCATGGATCCGCCCTTCCCGCGGGAGCAGCCGGCCTCGCGGCCCATCAGCTCGGAGAAGGCGGAGACGAGGTCCCCTCCGCGGGCGAGGTAGATGCAGTGGTCGCGGTAGGCGGTGATGATGGAATCGGAGCGGGTGATGGCGGCCTCCATGCCGACGGCGACGGCCTCCTGGCCGTCGTAGAGGTGGCAGAACCCGCGGATGAGCTTGGCCTTGTAGAGGGAGTCGGAGGCGATCTCCATGCGGCGCATGAGGGACATGTCGCGGAAGAAGGTGACGAGCTCGGCGGGGGTGGTGGTGACATCGCGCGATGGCGGGTCGACGAGGTGGGAGGTGAAAGGGACAGAAGTCTTGATGGTGAGCGCCGCCGTGGAATCGGAGATCGGGCGCGCCGCCATGAAGGCCGTGGCCGGGGCCCGCGCGGCGGGGATGCGGCGAAGGAGGGCGGCCGCGGCCATGGCGACGATCCGCTAGGGTTTCGGGGTGGATGCGGGGCAGTGGGCGTGGGAACGGAGGGgaggaaggaaggaagaagatAGACGCGAGATTTTTATTCGCGTAGTTGTTGCATTCTTAAGGAGGTGGGTTAGTTTGGTGTTTGGCCTGCCGCCGCCGGGCTTGCAGGCTGGCGGCGCAGACCGTGTACATATATTATTCTAATATACTTagaattgaatttattttaataattataatttagatagattaattaaattaatatagTTATATATAGAATATATTTATTATTAGACAGGTAAGGACCATTTATATGTTACATTTTTATTGTACAGAAATGAGTTGAAAAGTGCGCTATAAGAACAACTCCAACGGATCACCCAGTCAAGATTCCTACTTTTAATTTGGGTGCTCCAACTTATTTTTTATTGGCTCAATTTTTTTTGTTCGACTCCAACAGCCGCCTCTAAACTTAGGCCCCAAATCTGTTTTGGGAAAGAATGACAGGACACACTCGTCAGTCTCTTTCTTTACGGGCTTCGGGGCCTCCTCCGTGAGGCCACGCTGCCGAGGCCTCCAGATGGCCTCGCCGCCGTGCTGCAGGGCCGCCTCCGAACCGCATCGGAGGCGAGGTCGGGGCCGCTCGCGCATTGGCGCAGCGCGCCCGTGCGACGAAAGTACGGGGCCGCTCCCGCGTGCCCACACGGCGGGCAGCCGGAGCTCGTTGCCGCGCGGGCGGAGTCGCACTGGGAGCTCGTCCTCTATGCGGCTGCTCGCCGGAGGAGttgagataggcttatttatATGGTTAAGAAAGTTATGGAACGGTCAAATTTTAATTTAAATAGTCTAATTTATTATGTAGATTTTAATTTTTCCAAATTGAAAGGATCCAAACGGTATGGTTAAATAAATGACAGAAGACAATTGATAACATGATTTTATTTGGAGAAAGAACAAGTGCATCTGATTGACCTTTTAATATCCTAATTTCGTGTGGTATCTGATATCCACAAGTTTTCTCGATTATAAAATAAAACATTGCCTGGTTGGCAGAATTATGTTTGAAGCAAGACAATGGccggctgaaattggctgaaaaaaatgttgtgagagaaaaacactgttctcgcTCAAAAAAGAAGCAGAACAAGCCGGATATAAGGTAAGTCGAACGGGGCCAATGTACCTGTTTCCATCTTTTCACTCATGGAAACTAGTAGTGTATGGAAAATTACATGCAGAATTAGTTACAGCATCTGCATCTGCAAGTAGATTAGAACTTTCTTATTTGCACAAAGATCTGAGGCCCAAACCAAATCAATTTGGTAACAAGTTGTAGCCAAGAGAACAGCTCTGTAGTTGAGATGCTCTCCATAATCCAAGCAAAAATCATGAATGGTTGGTGGATATAGTGTTCCTGTCGATGATGTTGGGGGAATATTTGATTAAAATTATTATTAGGTAGACAAACCAAAAGACAAGTAGACAACTAAACATCTTTATTAGCGCATGATAGTGATAGAACGTTGGAGTACTATTTTGGTCAGATCCATTTACTCAAAATAACAGAGCTTTTCTTTTTTGCATGAAATGAACTGGTCACTATCAATTGCTTTCAGGCCCCAGAAACTGTGATCCCAATATTTTGGTTGTGTGGGCTGTCCTTACATCATCTGGATACAATTGAGGCAAGACGATTGGGCTGTCTTTGCATAATCTGAATACAGCCATACAGGCCAGGCCTGGAGACTTTCTAGCGTCCGAATTGTAGCAAGAATTATGATCACAACAAAAATGAAAGAATGAATAACATGTGTGATTGTATCTGAATTGTAATTTaaatacaattttttttttgtcgtGATAGACATGTGCAAGATATACTCCATCATTATGAGAAGTTTCATCAGCATGGCCGGTGACAGACAGAAAGTTTTAGAACCCACATAGGTAAGCACATGAACAACAACAATTAACAATAAAGAACCCACAGGGGAGATGATAATGATGTTTCTATTAAAGAGATTGGAAAACAGCTCGCACCCCTAGGGTATTTCTATTAAAGAGATTGGAAAACAGCTCGCACCCCTAGGGTATCTCTCTAATAGTTCCACTCTAGTTTTCCACCTGAAATAGCCTAAAGAGATCCTGCATTGAGTAAATACAATGAACCCTAGGCCCAATCATGTCTTTGTTTCCTCCCCTTTTAACAGATTGTACAGGTAAAATACACAAGTGTGCACTAAGAACTGCAATGCTTGACCCTATAATTTGCCTACAAAAAATGGTTAACAGAATGGCCAAAGTGTTGTTGCATGATGTTGCTGCCTTGAGCAA is from Miscanthus floridulus cultivar M001 chromosome 7, ASM1932011v1, whole genome shotgun sequence and encodes:
- the LOC136467699 gene encoding pyruvate dehydrogenase E1 component subunit alpha-1, mitochondrial-like, whose amino-acid sequence is MAAAALLRRIPAARAPATAFMAARPISDSTAALTIKTSVPFTSHLVDPPSRDVTTTPAELVTFFRDMSLMRRMEIASDSLYKAKLIRGFCHLYDGQEAVAVGMEAAITRSDSIITAYRDHCIYLARGGDLVSAFSELMGREAGCSRGKGGSMHFYKKDANFYGGHGIVGAQVPLGCGLAFAQKYKKEDTATFALYGDGAANQGQLFEALNISALWKLPAILVCENNHYGMGTAEWRAAKSPDYYKRGDYVPGLKVDGMDVLAVKQACKFAKDHAVANGPIVLEMDTYRYHGHSMSDPGSTYRTRDEISGVRQERDPIERVRKLLLTHDLATAAELKDMEKEIRKQVDDAIAKAKESSMPDTSELFTNVYKKGFGVESFGPDRKELRASLP